A single Mytilus trossulus isolate FHL-02 chromosome 12, PNRI_Mtr1.1.1.hap1, whole genome shotgun sequence DNA region contains:
- the LOC134692438 gene encoding uncharacterized protein LOC134692438, giving the protein MLAIKENKRHNLVSQLGLILDQENVIRCIGRLGAAQLSEGAKTPILLPKKNKVTELLIESMHRKNFHVGVSQTLSAMRQTYWIPQGRSEVKRVLRKCTICKRCEGGPYKMPLMPPLPKKRVNESAPFTYTGVDYFGPIFVKSDTGSKKVWVCLYTCLVVRAIHMELMQDMSAEEFLLGFRRFIDCWGNPKQIISDNGSQFKLASNTLEEAWNGVTVNSDVQTYMANEGIQWQFIVELAPWMGGFYERLIGIVKRCLRKTIGKLCLTNEQFRTLLAESEAVVNSRPLVYIGDDINSNIILTPAHFLTLNPKTGFPDQNEEDSTDPEYLPQISSAKKLLLTWKKGQKHLNMFWKTWRDEYLLSLRERTANKLRSGRIQSKTPAKVGDIVLIKENLPRGSWKIGRICQLVVSRDGQIRSGKVMLPNKKTLNRALNMLYPIECEELDEGLKNSDTEKDTELINDKTKTTRERTQRQAARTAMKKIQEQLES; this is encoded by the coding sequence ATGCTAgcaattaaagaaaataaaagacacAACTTAGTAAGTCAGTTAGGACTCATTTTAGACCAGGAAAATGTGATCAGGTGTATTGGTAGATTAGGAGCTGCTCAACTGTCAGAAGGGGCAAAAACACCAATATTACTtccaaagaaaaacaaagttaCTGAACTGTTAATTGAAAGCATGCACAGAAAAAACTTTCATGTTGGTGTCTCACAAACTTTATCAGCGATGCGTCAAACATACTGGATTCCACAAGGACGTTCAGAAGTAAAAAGAGTTTTGAGAAAATGTACAATCTGCAAACGGTGTGAAGGCGGACCATATAAAATGCCATTAATGCCTCCACTTCCAAAGAAACGAGTAAACGAGTCAGCCCCATTTACATATACAGGAGTAGACTATTTTGGACCAATTTTTGTGAAATCAGACACTGGAAGCAAAAAAGTATGGGTTTGCTTATATACATGTCTAGTGGTTAGAGCCATACATATGGAATTAATGCAAGACATGTCAGCAGAGGAGTTCTTACTAGGCTTTCGAAGGTTCATTGATTGCTGGGGTAacccaaaacaaattatttcagATAACGGATCCCAGTTCAAGTTAGCTAGCAATACCTTAGAAGAAGCATGGAATGGTGTAACAGTGAATTCAGATGTGCAAACATACATGGCAAATGAAGGAATTCAGTGGCAATTCATTGTTGAGTTAGCACCTTGGATGGGTGGATTTTATGAAAGATTAATTGGTATTGTAAAAAGATGTTTACGGAAAACAATTGGAAAGTTATGTCtaacaaatgaacaatttagAACTCTCTTAGCTGAATCTGAAGCAGTGGTGAATTCAAGACCACTGGTATATATTGGAGATGACATAAATTCTAATATTATTCTTACACCAGCACACTTTCTAACTCTGAACCCTAAAACAGGATTTCCAGATCAAAACGAAGAAGATTCTACAGATCCAGAATACTTACCGCAAATCAGTAGTGCTAAAAAATTGCTATTGACATGGAAGAAAGGACAGAAACatctaaatatgttttggaAAACATGGAGAGATGAGTATCTCCTTAGTCTACGTGAAAGAACTGCCAACAAACTAAGGAGTGGAAGAATTCAGAGCAAAACTCCAGCTAAGGTTGGTGATATAGTGTTAATTAAGGAAAACCTTCCACGAGGAAGTTGGAAAATTGGCCGTATATGTCAATTAGTAGTCAGTAGAGATGGACAAATAAGATCTGGAAAAGTTATGCTACCTAATAAAAAGACATTAAACAGAGCTCTGAATATGCTTTATCCTATAGAATGTGAAGAGTTAGATGAGGGCTTAAAAAACTCAGATACGGAAAAGGATACTGAGTTGATAAATGACAAAACTAAAACTACACGAGAGAGAACACAAAGACAAGCAGCCCGAACAGCAATGAAGAAGATACAAGAACAGTTGGAATCATGA
- the LOC134692439 gene encoding uncharacterized protein LOC134692439, whose translation MAVSYLKGLCTRYNNLLAKELDKSGDIIAQGIQDESVTTQLRQVLSAERRLKDFAAKLEESMKEISLILEEREDNEGDIAKFTKTSETYFELLDGVTQRLDELKIFEEEIQDKITDIKKTESATDHKVEHLIQLQTQMQEQIVQFQQLQLQELQRKSQPSTVSAVKLPKLDLVSYNGDKLKWTEFWDSFEAAVHTNQSLTKIEKLNYLKSKLFGTANSAISGLPLSHENYDVAISILKERFGNVQSVVNKHYSDLINLQSASNQTTHLRRLYDDLERHLRSLDAMHQDVTQDVFISMITSKLPKEVLIQLEIQKGNSERWTVGKLRQFLNTYITAREAAESQSKETHPGPSSEEKQQYKIQSNNSNFQPRKHLSAEALMTIKPFGKNSGSGNSMVCRYCDGHHWSDECRKFSTIEDRKQKIKGSCYTCLKPGHVSRDCKFEKACYHCKQKKGHHRSLCPKKIPSQHKEVSHLADEMCEIASSEENVPENSLLSSGDIVLMQTAQTTVSNTEVNETEVVRLLMDSGSQRTYITENLAKRLNLKKKATEEITLVTFGADKPKTLRTQKVSLKIRLKDGVCMLIDANVVPKITGSILRRPLQMDVCENVKYLCNNLQLADTLPSSLESSTIEILIGNDYYLDIILPQKIEIQQGLYLLGSKLGWILTGRSQLSDEESENKMSMTVNGLLTLTECCLHSTIDTCLQIKPSIEDFWKLETIGIQDCPYASDDENTLSNFVTSLKMENGRYQVAWPWKEKLPELPENRELAYGRLKSLFQKMKNNPDLLNKYDEIIQDQCKKGIIEKVSNQCSKDTGIKHYIPHHAVVDPTKPTTKVRIVYDASAKSKPENKSLNDCLHRGPVMLQDLCGLLLRFRMNKIAIVADIEKAFLQIEVQKNDRDATRFFWLRNINHPTVENNVQVYRFCRVPFGDISSPFLLAATLDYHLDTYKNATAANIRENIYVDNVITGVDSTENAVTLYKEAKQIFSDASMNLREWASNSQQFLKCIPKEDQANREKLKVLGLTWTIKDDTLTVNSARNDNMFPITKREVLQRVASVFDPLGFFTPVTLRTKLFLQMLWNKKMEWDEQLTEEDIQQWKEISFDLDEIQEYHIPRAIGLPGTVTFRLLCFCDASTKAYASAVYLHQLREDNLCKIDLLFSKTRLVPNKKITLPRLELLAVVIGVRCIDFVKKQLKLPICETILWTDSQCVLHWIGSKKPLATFVDNRIKEIRQQQDIQFQYVYTKENPADIASRGTTVSLLKENSQWWHGPSWLTKHRNEWPRWDPHNISVDNQNSIEAEYKVSKVLHEAKLLAGEGPDGETNSVRNSKSSVGYLLDIDCSRFSSFIHLIRVSAWVLRFI comes from the coding sequence ATGGCAGTCTCATATTTGAAAGGACTCTGTACAAGGTACAATAATTTGTTAGCTAAAGAATTAGATAAAAGTGGAGATATAATAGCACAAGGGATTCAAGATGAAAGTGTGACAACACAATTAAGGCAAGTTTTATCAGCAGAGAGACGATTAAAGGATTTTGCAGCAAAACTTGAAGAAAGTATGAAAGAAATTTCACTTATATTAGAGGAGAGAGAAGATAACGAAGGTGACATCGCAAAATTTACAAAGACAAGtgaaacatattttgaattgCTTGACGGTGTAACACAGCGCTTAGACGAATTAAAAATATTCGAGGAAGAAATTCAGGATAAAATAACAGATATTAAGAAAACAGAATCAGCCACGGACCACAAGGTGGAGCATTTAATACAATTACAGACACAAATGCAAGAACAGATAGTACAGTTTCAACAGTTACAACTCCAAGAATTACAGAGGAAAAGTCAACCTTCAACAGTAAGTGCAGTTAAACTTCCTAAATTAGACCTAGTTTCGTACAATGGAGATAAGTTAAAATGGACAGAATTTTGGGATTCATTTGAAGCTGCAGTGCACACAAATCAAAGCTTGACAAAAATAGAGAAATTGAATTACTTGAAAAGCAAACTTTTTGGAACAGCTAATTCTGCTATATCTGGCTTACCGCTCTCCCATGAAAATTATGATGTAGCAATTTCAATACTAAAGGAAAGATTTGGAAATGTTCAATCTGTTGTCAACAAGCACTATTCAGATTTAATAAACCTTCAGTCAGCTTCAAATCAAACTACACATCTACGTAGACTTTATGATGACTTGGAACGACACTTACGTAGTTTGGACGCAATGCATCAAGATGTAACCCAAGATGTATTCATCTCGATGATAACATCTAAGCTACCAAAGGAAGTTCTTATTCAACTTGAAATACAGAAAGGTAACAGTGAAAGATGGACAGTAGGGAAGTTGAGACAGTTTCTCAATACTTACATAACTGCCAGGGAAGCTGCAGAAAGTCAGTCTAAGGAAACACATCCTGGTCCCAGTTCTGAAGAAAAACAGCAGTATAAAATCCAGTCAAACAACAGTAATTTTCAACCAAGAAAACACTTATCTGCAGAAGCTCTGATGACAATAAAGCCATTTGGAAAAAACTCAGGCAGTGGAAACTCAATGGTATGCAGATATTGTGATGGACACCACTGGAGTGATGAGTGCAGAAAGTTCAGTACAATTGAAGACAGAAAGCAGAAAATCAAGGGTAGTTGCTATACCTGCCTGAAGCCAGGACATGTTAGTAGAGactgtaaatttgaaaaagcATGCTATCATTGCAAACAGAAAAAGGGACACCATAGAAGTCTATGCCCGAAGAAAATTCCCTCTCAACATAAAGAAGTTTCACATCTAGCTGATGAAATGTGTGAAATAGCTTCAAGTGAAGAGAACGTACCAGAGAATAGCTTGTTGTCCTCCGGGGATATAGTTTTGATGCAGACAGCTCAAACAACTGTGTCAAATACAGAAGTTAATGAAACAGAAGTAGTAAGACTATTAATGGACTCCGGATCTCAGCGAacatatataacagaaaattTGGCCAAGAGATTAAACTTGAAGAAGAAGGCTACAGAGGAGATAACTCTTGTAACATTTGGTGCAGATAAGCCAAAAACATTAAGAACACAAAAGGTGTCATTAAAGATCAGACTAAAAGATGGAGTTTGTATGCTTATTGATGCTAATGTTGTTCCTAAGATAACAGGATCAATACTAAGAAGACCTCTACAAATGGATGTATGTGAAAATGTGAAATACTTATGTAACAATCTGCAACTTGCTGACACACTGCCTAGTAGCTTAGAAAGTTCAACAATAGAGATTCTTATCGGAAATGATTATTATTTAGATATCATATTGCCACAGAAAATAGAAATTCAACAAGGGCTTTATCTACTTGGCTCTAAGCTAGGATGGATCCTTACAGGAAGGTCACAATTAAGTGATGAAGAAAGTGAGAACAAAATGTCCATGACAGTAAATGGCTTATTAACTTTAACAGAATGCTGTCTTCACTCTACAATTGACACATGTCTTCAAATCAAGCCTTCCATTGAAGATTTCTGGAAATTGGAAACTATTGGAATACAAGATTGTCCATATGCATCAGACGACGAAAATACTTTGAGTAACTTTGTCACCTCACtcaaaatggaaaatggaaGATATCAAGTAGCCTGGCCATGGAAAGAAAAATTACCGGAACTTCCTGAAAATAGGGAACTTGCATACGGAAGACTAAAGTCactttttcagaaaatgaaGAACAATCCTGACCTATTAAACAAGTATGATGAGATTATTCAAGACCAGTGCAAAAAGGGCATCATAGAAAAAGTGTCTAACCAATGTAGTAAGGATACCGGAATCAAACATTACATACCACATCATGCTGTAGTTGACCCAACCAAACCTACAACTAAAGTAAGGATAGTTTATGATGCATCTGCCAAATCAAAACCTGAGAATAAAAGTTTGAATGATTGCCTGCACAGAGGACCAGTAATGTTACAAGATTTATGTGGACTCTTGTTGCGTTTTCGAATGAACAAAATTGCAATAGTTGCTGATATTGAAAAGGCATTTCTCCAAATtgaagtacaaaaaaatgacagaGATGCAACCAGATTTTTTTGGCTAAGAAACATTAATCATCCAACTGTAGAAAATAATGTACAAGTTTACAGATTTTGCAGAGTGCCATTTGGAGATATATCAAGTCCTTTCCTACTTGCAGCAACTTTGGACTATCACCTTGACACATACAAAAATGCAACAGCAGCAAATATTAGAGAAAACATTTATGTGGATAATGTAATTACTGGAGTAGATTCGACAGAGAATGCAGTTACATTATATAAAGaggcaaaacaaatattcagtGATGCATCAATGAACTTAAGAGAATGGGCATCAAATTCACagcaatttttaaaatgcattcCCAAGGAAGACCAGGCAAATAGAGAAAAATTAAAGGTTCTTGGATTAACTTGGACAATAAAAGATGATACATTGACGGTGAACAGTGCAAGAAATGATAACATGTTTCCAATCACCAAAAGAGAAGTATTACAGAGAGTGGCTTCTGTGTTTGATCCACTTGGATTTTTTACACCAGTGACTTTAAGAACCAAGCTTTTCCTCCAAATGTTGTGGAACAAGAAAATGGAATGGGATGAACAACTGACAGAGGAAGATATTCAGCAATGGAAAGAAATCTCTTTTGATTTAGATGAGATTCAGGAATATCATATTCCTAGAGCTATTGGGCTACCAGGTACAGTTACGTTCAGATTACTATGCTTTTGCGATGCTTCAACCAAAGCATATGCTTCTGCTGTTTATCTACATCAACTCAGGGAAGACAACTTATGTAAAATTGATTTACTGTTTTCCAAGACACGCCTGGTAccaaataagaaaataactttACCACGACTTGAGTTATTAGCAGTTGTCATTGGTGTCCGTTGCATTGACTTTGTTAAGAAGCAATTAAAACTTCCTATCTGTGAGACGATTTTGTGGACAGATTCTCAATGTGTTTTACACTGGATAGGATCGAAAAAACCTCTAGCAACATTTGTTGATAATAGAATAAAGGAGATTAGGCAGCAACAAGACATTCAATTTCAGTACGTCTATACGAAGGAAAATCCAGCTGATATTGCAAGCAGAGGCACAACAGTATCACTGTTAAAAGAAAACAGCCAATGGTGGCATGGTCCCTCTTGGTTAACAAAACACAGAAATGAGTGGCCTAGATGGGATCCTCACAATATAAGTGTTGACAATCAAAATTCGATTGAAGCAGAATACAAGGTATCTAAAGTATTACATGAAGCAAAATTGCTTGCTGGAGAGGGACCTGACGGAGAAACAAACAGTGTTAGAAATTCGAAATCTAGTGTTGGGTATCTGTTAGACATTGATTGTAGCAGATTTTCCTCATTTATCCACTTGATCAGAGTATCAGCTTGGGTATTGAGATTTATTTAA